In one Silene latifolia isolate original U9 population chromosome 10, ASM4854445v1, whole genome shotgun sequence genomic region, the following are encoded:
- the LOC141606491 gene encoding receptor-like protein EIX2, whose translation MKPFLYLILIVLSWLVLSPFICHADDLGRNHTNHIQCIDTERDALLQFKHGITNDTSGLLTSWGSHTDCCRWTGVVCSDQTSHVVNLSLVGCDVGWLEGKVSPSLDDIGSLSSLRELYLGDNLLKGQLSLGVGQLTMLETLDVSSNSLEDTLTHTFFLSLVHLRELILQDNPGLVISIEEDQIPPFKLDVIHLRSCKLGPRFPKWLLLQTNFSYFDVSNTGISDSIHISFWNTLPTNLIHLNMSNNQLYGMLPNLPQKHKPFFSYPYPLIDLSSNLFEGVVPSSFASAAYLFLNDNRFSNCSNLLCPKTESRLIDLDLSNNLFFGELPDCWMNFYQLSSLHLENNRFSGSMPKSISTLSGLDYLYLYNNSFSGPFPIAFESLTFLKFLNLGFNSFSGNIPSWIGNSFQSLGALILRKNHFIEEIPESICQLNNLQILDLAINNLSGVLPYCIGNFTLLKRTKDLKLGSHLDEPRSSETVTVSWKRKEQRFKETIIYVKYIDLSSNEFSGEIPNGISSLTALGALDLSKNNLSGYIPLEIGNMTALEFLDLSNNHLSGEIPISLAKVTTLDVMNVSNNNLSGEIPVSTQLQSFDASSYAGNVGLCGAPLPSCSKDQAPSNVPKGDITSVQNKHDDFGFFLGLYISVVLGFIVGFWGVCGTLVIKTSWRYAYFRFLDNIKDKIM comes from the exons ATGAAACCATTCCTATACCTTATACTCATTGTACTTTCATGGCTTGTACTTTCCCCTTTTATATGTCACGCTGATGACCTCGGTCGTAACCATACTAATCACATCCAATGTATCGATACAGAGAGGGATGCCCTCCTCCAATTCAAACACGGCATCACAAATGATACAAGTGGGCTGCTTACTTCTTGGGGGAGCCACACAGATTGTTGCCGATGGACTGGGGTCGTCTGTAGTGATCAAACCAGTCATGTCGTTAATCTCAGTTTAGTAGGTTGTGATGTCGGTTGGCTGGAAGGTAAAGTGAGTCCTTCCCTAG ATGACATCGGCTCATTATCCTCTTTGAGGGAGTTATACCTTGGTGATAACCTGCTTAAAGGTCAGCTTAGTTTAGGTGTTGGACAACTTACCATGCTTGAGACATTGGATGTGTCTTCCAATTCTTTAGAAGATACTCTTACTCATACTTTTTTCTTAAGCCTCGTACATTTACGTGAACTTATCTTGCAAGATAACCCGGGATTGGTGATAAGCATTGAGGAGGATCAGATTCCTCCATTTAAGCTAGATGTAATCCATTTGCGATCCTGCAAGTTAGGCCCACGATTTCCAAAGTGGCTTCTATTGCAAACAAATTTCTCGTACTTTGATGTTTCAAATACGGGCATTTCTGACAGTATTCATATTTCCTTTTGGAACACATTGCCCACCAATCTTATCCACTTGAATATGTCTAATAATCAGCTTTACGGAATGCTCCCAAATCTGCCACAAAAGCATAAACCTTTCTTTTCATATCCTTATCCACTAATAGACTTGAGTTCAAATCTGTTTGAAGGTGTTGTACCATCAAGTTTTGCAAGCGCAGCCTATTTATTCCTTAATGATAATAGGTTTTCTAACTGCTCTAATCTCTTATGTCCCAAAACTGAAAGTAGGTTAATAGATCTTGACTTATCCAATAACTTGTTTTTCGGAGAGCTTCCGGATTGTTGGATGAATTTTTATCAATTAAGCAGCCTACACTTGGAAAATAATAGATTTTCCGGAAGTATGCCAAAATCCatcagtaccctgtcaggactaGATTACTTGTACCTGTATAACAATAGCTTTTCAGGGCCATTCCCGATCGCATTtgagagtttgacattcttgaaATTCCTAAATCTAGGATTCAATTCATTTAGTGGGAACATACCATCATGGATCGGTAATTCTTTTCAAAGCCTAGGAGCTCTTATCCTCCGGAAAAACCATTTTATTGAAGAGATACCTGAAAGTATATGTCAACTCAACAATCTCCAAATATTAGACCTCGCAATTAATAACCTCTCAGGGGTACTCCCCTATTGCATTGGTAATTTTACATTGTTGAAAAGGACAAAAGACCTCAAGTTGGGTTCTCATCTTGATGAACCTAGAAGTAGTGAAACTGTAACTGTTTCATGGAAAAGGAAGGAGCAGAGATTCAAAGAAACGATTATATATGTTAAATATATCGATCTTTCAAGTAACGAGTTCAGCGGGGAAATTCCAAATGGAATATCGAGTCTTACTGCACTAGGTGCCCTGGACTTATCAAAAAACAACTTGAGTGGTTACATTCCACTAGAAATCGGAAACATGACAGCTTTAGAGTTTCTTGATTTGTCGAACAACCATCTCAGCGGAGAAATTCCAATAAGCCTAGCCAAAGTAACTACTCTCGATGTCATGAATGTGTCGAACAACAACCTGTCCGGGGAAATTCCAGTTAGCACTCAATTGCAGAGCTTTGATGCCTCATCGTATGCAGGAAACGTGGGGCTTTGTGGCGCGCCACTCCCAAGTTGTTCAAAAGATCAAGCGCCTTCCAATGTACCCAAGGGAGATATTACTAGTGTGCAAAACAAGCATGACGACTTTGGTTTTTTCCTTGGACTGTACATAAGTGTGGTGCTTGGGTTTATTGTCGGGTTTTGGGGAGTTTGTGGCACTTTAGTTATCAAAACATCCTGGAGGTATGCCTATTTCCGATTCCTTGACAACATCAAAGACAAGATCATGTGa
- the LOC141608689 gene encoding NDR1/HIN1-like protein 13, which translates to MYSGQHMAPPPNYAMAQNPYGVPPQPYYHPQQPYYHQHCAIPQYQRRRSGFDCCIRCICCIYFLMFMLIFILLASLFLVFTFYQPRIPYYKIEDFSVTTFNFQPDMSLKTEFQVTIHAENPNTKIGFIYGSDNSITISFEGKIVSSGKMPEFHQEHLNITSIKISLTGKTDVGSNVYSDFIDREHMGNIPLLVQVKVPVTFVLDNVPLRQFIFRVDCRMTVDDLRPDKKPKIISTDYTFSFGL; encoded by the coding sequence ATGTATTCAGGGCAACATATGGCACCACCACCAAACTATGCAATGGCACAAAACCCATATGGCGTACCCCCACAACCATATTACCATCCACAACAACCTTATTACCACCAACATTGTGCCATCCCTCAATACCAAAGACGTCGATCAGGGTTCGACTGTTGCATTCGGTGCATTTGTTGCATCTATTTCCTCATGTTCATGTTAATATTTATATTACTTGCATCTCTCTTTCTTGTATTTACGTTCTACCAGCCACGAATTCCATATTACAAAATCGAAGACTTCAGTGTTACAACATTTAATTTTCAGCCAGATATGTCACTCAAGACAGAATTTCAAGTGACAATCCATGCCGAGAACCCGAATACTAAAATCGGTTTCATATATGGCTCTGATAACTCGATCACAATTTCATTCGAAGGTAAAATAGTGTCTAGTGGAAAAATGCCCGAATTTCATCAAGAACATCTTAATATAACATCAATTAAGATCTCATTAACAGGAAAAACAGACGTTGGGTCAAATGTATATAGTGATTTTATAGATAGAGAACACATGGGTAATATTCCATTACTTGTTCAAGTTAAGGTCCCTGTTACATTTGTGTTGGATAACGTTCCTTTGAGACAATTCATATTTCGTGTTGATTGTCGTATGACTGTTGATGACTTAAGACCTGACAAGAAACCAAAAATCATTTCCACAGATTATACATTTTCTTTTGGGTTATGA
- the LOC141608690 gene encoding uncharacterized protein LOC141608690, protein MDWRDKWIHGCSLAQLTNLSNADVVSKPRLQVSTLQDSDGTWNSDMIVQICGNEALPFILSIATPSVDDADELYWKLTGNGQYSSNSAYAFAFSYLWNSRATIKDMFRFSIQSKDFCKKELWSLPINNKWKIFLWKIFSNSLPCGEEALKRDLSWNFQCLTCNSDPPSTESLCHIFRDCPFAARIWFASPLGIRSCSGDTIPIQQWIINWPRFFKKNDNFASTISAFGKSSSQSLVDPEECHGASTIINHYPYMLMGSKLCMSLSIRIKCDATWKSNYKATGGWYFQDHSGSIFHFDNSSFWAKSALQAEAMALKAAIMDATSQGFRHIDIASNCLNLWSYR, encoded by the exons ATGGATTGGAGGGATAAATGGATTCACGGTTGTTCACTTGCTCAGCTAACTAATTTGAGTAATGCTGATGTTGTGTCCAAACCCCGACTCCAAGTTTCGACTTTGCAAGATTCAGATGGTACCTGGAATTCTGATATGATTGTTCAAATATGTGGGAATGAGGCTTTACCGTTCATTCTATCTATTGCTACTCCTTCTGTGGACGATGCTGATGAGCTTTATTGGAAATTAACGGGAAATGGCCAGTATTCTAGTAACAGTGCTTATGCATTTGCTTTCTCCTACCTTTGGAATTCAAGAGCTACAATTAAGGACATGTTTCGATTCTCTATCCAATCGAAAGACTTCTGCAAAAAGGAGTTATGGTCTTTACCAATTAATAATAAGTGGAAGATATTCTTATGGAAGATCTTCTCTAATTCCTTACCTTGTGGTGAAGAAGCTTTGAAGCGAGATCTCTCTTGGAATTTTCAGTGCTTGACTTGCAATTCGGACCCACCGTCTACTGAATCTTTGTGCCATATTTTTCGAGATTGTCCTTTTGCAGCACGAATCTGGTTTGCTTCTCCACTAGGCATTCGAAGTTGTTCTGGAGACACAATTCCTATTCAGCAATGGATCATTAATTGGCCTCGATTTTTCAAGAAAAATGATAATTTTGCGTCAACCATCTCAGCTTTC GGCAAATCATCTTCTCAATCTTTGGTTGATCCTGAGGAGTGTCATGGGGCGTCAACTATTATCAATCACTACCCATATATGTTGATGGGATCTAAGTTATGTATGTCCCTTTCAATCCGTATCAAGTGTGACGCAACTTGGAAATCAAACTATAAAGCTACAGGGGGTTGGTATTTTCAAGATCACTCGGGTTCTATCTTTCACTTCGATAACTCTTCCTTTTGGGCGAAGTCTGCTCTCCAAGCTGAAGCAATGGCACTTAAAGCGGCTATTATGGATGCTACATCACAGGGTTTTCGTCATATAGACATAGCTTCTAACTGCTTGAATCTGTGGTCCTACAGGTGA